The DNA region taaagcacttaacggtgCTATCCGAAGCTTTTTTAGCGCGTAATTTATCGAGCTAAAGGCgcttttgtaacttttttttttttgttgggatagtttggttcaaaaactttttttttttgctattttgtTACCTTCGACTCTATTTATAGCCACTATGAGGCGAGACGTAAACTTTAAGACGTGGGGCAGCGTAAACCTCACGGATTTTCtacttttaaatttcaaatgtaGAAGACTAAATAAAATTGTGAACTAACACATAAAAGTTGtgtaaatgaaaagaaaaaaaaaaaaaccggatATGGAAAACTAAGATAAGGGACTTATTGTGACTCAACATTACATCTTCtgatcttttcttattttttttggtcattCGCACAAATACCCTTATTtggggcggtctttaatttttatcctttgaCGTTTTAAGTGGCCAAAAGTATCCTTGAGATTCTGGATTCAAACCCCAAcagagtataaaaaaaaaaaaaaaatccgcaaggcagaatttcgtCACAAATTAGGCCTATTTAGGTAAAAGTTAgaccttaaggcctaacttctGTAGAATTCCAgcaaagtaaaaaaagaaaattcgtAAGgcaagttatgccttaagacatagtttttatataaatgtTATGCCTAAGACTAATTTCTATATAACtacaaaagttatgccttataaggcCTAACTTGGAACTACAGCCAAAACTAAGTCATGCCTTATAAGGCCTAACTTTCACGAAACCtaaccttgcgattttttttaattgagctaGGGTTTAAATTTAGAACCTCGAGGTATTTTCGGACGCCTTTTTAAGTgtaggacaaaaattaaagatgagcaatttgagggacaaaaattaaagaccagcgcgtttgaagggcaatccgcgttTTTTCCAAATGTTCAATTGGACTGATTTGTCCAATCCATTGCAAGTCCCTTATGTATCAGCCTACTTGTTAATAATAAAGGGGCGATTTGCAGGGTTGTctttcgctgggggtggtctttaatttttgtctaaGATAGaattttgaaggcaaaactctgcgtAGAATTTTAGCCTGAGggtaaaattctgccttaaggcagagttttgaaggtAAAATTACCTTGCGAATCTAAAAGTCTGTCTTGCgaaaattccttctttttttttttaccgagtTGGGATTCGAACTAAGAACTTCgggatattaggcgaaggacaaaaattaaataccaccaatttgaaggacaaaaattaaagactaccctaaatgaaggacaatccgcgcaaaaaaagaTAACAAAGTCTACAACTTTCGAGCCCCTAAATCAAATTTCAAATCTTCTTGATATACTTTGTTTCGCAATCTTCCCATAATTTGGAGTACAAAGATAAGATAAGGATAGGATCCGATCCACTTCACaacttttccatatttttccaGTCTATGGCTCACATGGGTCCTCAAAGCAACGATCTATTTTGGACATCGCTCTTTTGGCATTTTCTCCCCTAATATCCTTCAAATTTACTGTCGAATCCTTAGTACACAAGTACTACTTCACTCATAATATATTTATCAAATTTACACTCTCAAGTGTCAATTTACATAGTCTCTACTTgcaatttttaaacaaaagaaCTTTGAATTTActtatttcttgaacttgattAGTCTCGAAATCTCTTATGGATGGAGATAGGTCGATTGTCATGATTCATTTAGTAaaaagagtttaagttatatgttttgtcggtttaaaaaaaacttttatccTATCAGATTACTAAAATTAAAGTATATCTACATGTAAGCAGTTCAATTAAAATGTGAAATTTATAATCTTAAAAATAatacatattaacataaaaataaTACGATGATACTTTGCTATCCAATTAATTCATACCTTCTCCGTCCTTGTATCCATTATTTGAACAATCCAtttaaagagaaaaacaagaaacaaaagtcatttaaaatttcttaatatCATCTTAAAAAGCTTACTTGGATATTTAACCAAATTGACTCTTCAAAATATAACTGGCCAATATTTAGAATTTTGATACGGTCAATATTTGGGTATGGACAAAATGGTTATCCAATTACTGTAGTTCAATGACAACCAAACGATACCCAAACTCCAAATGAAACTCTTATCACTTATTCTCAAACGTCTCAtgcaaaactaaaaaaaaaaatagctgtTTCGTTTGCTCAAACGCAAAGGATTTAggaaattccaaatttatcctctAGAGAAATGGCTAATTACTCTAAGGCTCACGTTTGCCAGTGCTTAAGCCGGCTGTTGACGGTTCGCCGTAGTTCAACGGTAATGATAAtgggagaaagaagaaagaccGGTATGGAAGTAGTTGAGGCAGTTTTGGGCCTGGTCCATGGGCTTATTCAACTGGACCTTAAGCCCGGTAATGTTGTCGCCATTTCCGCTCTTAACAGGTACTCCTTGACTTCTTAGTATTAATCATCTGCTTCCATTTTAATAGGAAACTTACGTAAATGTACCGTCGCCCAAACTTAATTATCGGTAATAgcccaaatatacaaaatctatACACTGATATGTATATTATAGATATAGTAAaggtatattttatgtatagtatatgtatattgtagTTATAGTATATGCATGCGTAAGTATAAATACACAAAACCTGTATATTTATTGGGCTGTAATTTTCCCATTTTTAAACTAGCTGCAAATGTACAACTTCCATTGCATTAGGTGGCTGTACCTTTTAGCCTTCTCAGTTCCACACGGTCACTTATATAATGTGAAAAgaataatagaaaataaaaggTAAAATGGCTGGACATTTTGATGCTTCACATTACAAATAATACCATGTATATCCTTTTGCTCCTTTTGAAGTTTGAACAATATTTCTTTGTAGAAGTTCTAAGTTGATTTTGATGGTTAAAATTACATAAGTTAAGGAATTAACTACTAGTAATTGTTAACATATTTGGTATTTCATAAAAGTATGACTTTTCGATGGTGTAttttgttagagaagataatggaGTAAGTTATATGGAAGTTTCAAATTCAGACTAACTGCCTGTTGGTACATTCTACATGATCCTTAGTGATTGTTAGTCCTTTGTTTTACATTTGAATTTCTCAATTTGCTTAATGTTAGTCATTTTATTTTAAGCTATTATCTTTCCTCTGTAACAAGGAACCTTGAGGATTTAATTAAATCGAAAAGGCgtgaaaaatgaattaaaagcTGGAAATAGTTATGAGGTGTTATTTTCATGGCAATTCTCAAATTGTATTGCGTCATTTTTGCCACTGAACTATCCTTAAATTTTTAAGAATTCTTTTTCATTATCCAAATTTTATTGCAGTGATCTTTATTTGGAGTGGTTACTGGCAGTTGCATATGTAGGAGGAATTACTGCACCTTTCAATTACCGTTGGGTAAGTAcactaacacacacacacactctcaaTCTCTAATAGTCCATTTTCTtctaacatacctggaagactATTTTTTGTATTATCCTCCGTTTCTCCAATCTAATTCAAGATAATTTAACGTGGCAAATCATTCTAGAGAATAGTTAATGCTGATTATAGGTGGATATTTTGTGTTAAAAAAGCACAGATATCCAGCTACTGTCATCATTAATTTTCTTTAGGATGACCACTGATTAAACAAATatttgtgctttttttttttttttggttggctTTTTATGTTTAAGCTTGCGCTTTTCTTGATTTATGTGTGACTAGTTGCCTCTTTTTTCAATATCAGTGACAGTTTATTAGCTCTTGATTTCATTCCGCTATGCATGCACCtcgaaatttttaatttttttatagtttCTGATTTAAGGATTCACACGAATTACCAATATCTTACCTGTAGGACATGTTCTATATTTACTCAATATGAGCAGTCCATGTAACATAGCTCTTTGTTGTAAAGAGTTTAAACATATGTAAACTTAATTTCTATGAGGAAACTGAAAATAGGTATCATGAATAAGTACTAGTATCACGGCAAAGAATCAATTTCTGTATAATATAGATTGAAGAAACTGTTCTGGATACAAGCATGTCCTCCTAGTAACTGTTCTCAGCTTGCAGAGCCTGGAAGAAACAAGAGCAGCTCTTCAGGTAGCAAAGCCAACAATGTTGGTCCATGACGCAACCTGTAATTTCTGGAACTTCTAGTCCTTTGCTGATTCTGTGCCTTCTCTGAGGTAAGTCCTAATGGATAATCCTAATGAAGTTAATAGCACTAAGATTGGTATGTGTTCAAGCATTCATGACCAGTATGAATATGGATAAATCTTCTTCTGTTTATTAATTTATCATACttacatacacatataccaGGATTAACTACTGAACAGCTGAAAAGAAGTTGCAAAAGGCATTTAACAGCAGACTACCTGTGGCCACCTCAGGAAGCAGCTATAATATGCTTTACTTCAGGTACATGCTCACTACCTTTCCACAAGCTTATTTgttgttcttcattttcttttccctGATTCAGAATGTGATATTCAAATCCCCTCAGACCGACGGAAACTGACAATATGAAGTTCTAAGAGAAATCCGGTAGTGGAAACCTCTTTTTTAATTAAGGAATGTAAATTTTATCTCAAAATTTTATCTGGATCAGATTAGGAAAATATCTTGTTCCTTAGCCTCAGTAAAGTTATTTGGCTATTAGCAAAATTCTTGAACAAGAAGATGGTCATTTTGTATGTCATACTAACAATTTACTCCACTAAGAAGTGTAGGTTGAGTCATTGAACTGCATGTGCAAAGTAATGCTTATCTGTTCAATTGTGAAATGATCTTGTGTCTCCTGTTCTGGTACAAGGAGTATTTCTAAGTCCTTTGActtgtatttatgattttttttttttttctgtttcttaATGACAATAGGAACCACAGGGAGGCCAAAGGGAGTTACCATAAGCCACTCAGCTTTGGTGGTGCAATCCCTTGCAAAAATTGCAATTGTTGGCTACGGTGAGGATGATGTATGCTTATCTACTATGATAAAACATGATATGAATGTTGCAACGTAGATATAGTACCCAATTGTTTGAAACACGTGCCAAGCTGATTCATGTTATGGTTCTTGCAGGTCTATTTACACACTGCGCCACTTTGCCACATTGGTGGTATATCATCAGCCTTGGCCATGCTAATGGCAGGCGGTTGTCATATTTTACTACCAAagtttgaagctaaattggctGTTGAATCCATAGACCAGCATAATGTAACTTCTTTCATTACAGTTCCAGCTATGATGACTGATCTAATCTCTTTTTATAGGTAAAGCACTCAGCTATTCTACATGATTCAAAGACAAATTTCAATGGGATTATCTTTTGAACAAAATTGAAGTGAACCATAACTGTATGGGCATACATATGATCGGATTATCAAGCTTTTTCCTTATAAATTCACTGCCAATATTCATTTGTGGCATTACCTCCTTTAGATTTTACAAGGAATACTTTTTGCGATGTCCTGTTCAAGATTAAAAGAACTTTGTTTCTCTTTTTGGCCCAGATTTTAGTGGCGGTTGATTCTTTTCTAGGTTTCTCTCCATGGACATACTGAGTTCATGATAAGTGCAAATATTTGATTCTACTTTCACTTGTCGTAGGACAAAGCACATACCTGTAGGGTCCAAATCTGTGAAGAAGATTCTCAATGGTGCTGGGGGTCTTTCATCTGATCTTATCAAAAATGCGATTGAGATTTTCCCGAGGGCTAAACTTCTTTCAGCTTACGGTATGTCAGTCTAGTGACCAGTTGACATATTTTCCCCGTTCAAACTCATCGTTTCTTAACAAAACATTTGTTGATAGCAGAAGATTGCATGTTTAAAGTGAGGTTCCTGATGTAGGACATATATCATCTTCCAAATTTATAGTGGCACAAGTCCTAGCCTTCTTGGTGTATTCTGTGAAGTTAGTTTCAAGAATATTGATCTACGCTTCCCTAAAAACAGCATTCTGTCTCAGTCGTGCTTTCCTGATAAGTACtctttaaatattttgtagGAATGACAGAGGCATGTTCTTCTCTGACTTTCATGACTCTTTATGACCCTACCAGAGAAAGTTGTATGCAGCATTCTTATGCCAACAGCTCCAATTTGGCACATAAACCAGATGGTATCTGTGTTGGAAAACCAGCTCCACATATTGAAATAAGAATTGCTGGTGATGATTTTTCTTGTATAGGGAGGCTCTTGACACGAGGTCCCCATGTAATGCTTGGATACTGGGGTCAAATGCCAATCAATAATTCTTCTCCAACTGATGAATGTTGGCTTGACACTGGTGATATAGGGCATATAGATGATTGTGGAAATATCTGGCTCATTGGGCGCTTGAAGGGTCGAATAAAGAGTGGAGGCGAAATGGTTTATCCTGAAGAGGCAAGCATCCAAGACTTTAATGCTTTTGTTCTCTTCGATCAGTCGAGCAATCAACACAAACAAGAGCAACCTCCTTGATATCTTTTAAGTTGATGAGCAAATGATAGTTATGTGTTACGTAGTTAATTTTTTGTAATGGAACACCATGCATTCTGTTTGCATTGGTAATGATTCAGTGAGTTTTGTTTGTGGCTCAGGTGGAAGCTGTTTTAACGCAACATCCAGGGATTTCTGCTAGTGTTGTTCTTGGGCTTCCCCACTCTCGCTTGACTGAGATGGTCGTTGCCTGTATCAGGCTGAAAGACAATTGGCagtggactgattcaagttcgaATCATCCGGATAACAAGAACGAGCAATGTTTGTCCAGCACTGTCCTCCAGAACTTCTGCAGAGCGAGAGATTTGACAgcgtattttcttttttccttagtTGTTCAAGTGAATTCGATTGCAGCAAGTCTATCTCATGTTCCATCCCCAACCTCACCCCTCTCTTGATGCTTGGCATGATCTGATTCATATCGATGACATGAAGTATTTTGCAGGTTCAAAATACCCAAgaattttgtgttgtggaaAAATCAATTTCCAGTGACAACAACAGGGAAATTAAGAAGAGATCTTATGAAGAACTTATAGGCAGTTACAACCCAGCAGACTATGACTCCACTATATTATTTTCTTGCATTTGGTTTGAGAGGCTAACTACATGGTAAGAGAATCATTAGAAAGAAACAAATACTGGAAATTTTATGACATGGTGCTCGGAGAATATGCAGCTGTTCCTCACAGCAGATTATCCATTTAATTCTGTATCTCAAGTTTATTTGATGTATTAGTTATTTCCCCATTAAGTTGTAACTTACAGGatacttttttatttcattactCATATATACTCGTACAAATTCTTCTTTGTTCTCTATGTAACATCAAGTTGAACAACATCCTGATTCATTGAAACTGAATGATCGTGAAGTTGAATATTGTAGTGCATCTCTTTCCCAATTTTTGTTATTTCTTGCTTATTAGGCATTGCTAATCAAAATAAAAGCTCACTATTGTTGCAGGAGTCAATGAAATAACTGAACCAAGTGCTGAACTCTTAAAGAGGGATCCATGTTGCTTCAGAACCTTATATCTCAGTAGTAGTTACTTTTGAAAATTATCATGCCAAGACTCCATCATTTAAGCATATGGAACATCATCATGAAATGAATAATACTTTAGTAGGACGGAAACTGCTCTGACAATATCAGTAATTACAgtagattttattatttattattattacatgaaAAGAGAATTTGCCGAGGgcctatcggaaacagcctctcttctcccaaggtgggggtaaggtctgcgtacactctaccctacccagactccacttgtttgactacactgggtatgttgttgtacatGAAAAGAGAATTTCTGACGATGTGTCTAAACATCTGAAGAACTTAAGATCATCTCTTCGATTTTTGTCAAGTTTGCTCTCACCTCAATCCATGACCGCGTAGTATTGAAAACAAGCTCCACACTTTCATTTGGTTCACCTATCAATTGGTGCCCCATTCCCGGGTAAATTTTCATAGTCTTATCGTTACTTCCTGCCGATTTATACACAAATTTTGCAGCTTCAGGATCACATACCTTATCATCCCCACCTTGAAGAATCAGCAAAGGGACTTCTAGTTCATGACAGTTCCTCTGTATATACTCACAGACTTTCAGAAGCTCTAGTGCAGTGGCAGCTGGTGGCTTCTGGGAAGCCAGGCGATTTGGACTTTTTAAGACAACTTTTTTCTTCCACTCCTCCTTGTATGATTTAGATGCAGGTGGTTTGGTGATCACAATCCTCCAAGATGGTGCTATGAAGGCGGCCAATGGTAGTAGCTTCTCCAATGGCCAAACAGGTTTGTATTTCTGTGACACTCCAAACATCGGTCCACTTAATATCAGACCATTCCATACAGTCTTTTGCCTTAGACATATGAGTGTAGCAATTGCACCACCTAATGACTCACCATACAGGAAAACTGGGAGCTCTGGGTGATCAACACGAGCAGAGTCAAAGTACTGTATGCAATCTTGGATTACGGGTTGAATATTTGGTATGTCACCAGGTGAGCCTTCTGAGTAACCATGACCTTGTAGGTCGAGAGCACAGACGAAAAAACCAGCTTTCGCCATGGCTACTGCATTTAGCTCGAAAAGCCAGCTGCTTTCGGACGTATAGCCATGAATCATGCCCACAAGGCCTCTTAACTGATTAGTTGATTCAGGCTGCCAAGATTGTGTGAATATcttcatgttttgtttgtttaacATGAAACTTTGTTCGTGAATTATTTTATGCTGCTTGTAAAACTCTTCTCTTGTCATGTCTCCGTAAGGGCTGTTCTCATTGGATTGGAAAATTGGGTGAGACATTGTGTACTAGTGAGTATGTCTGTTTGTGTGTTTAGCTGAGGTTTGTgtctttttcaagaattttgAAGGTACTGAATGTGACTACTTTGCcttgatatatatacacacatatgaaTTATGTATGATATGTCTATGTTGGTCAAGAGTACAGATCAGTTGGGAGTTTAGCCTGCCAACTGTTTCATGCTGGGGCAATAAATGGAAATATGAGACATGAAATCATTTACTTAAAATtagatatgattttattttctgaccaaaaaaaaaaagatatgattttatttCCGCACCAAATTTGGCTTCCTTTTAGTTGAGGAATAAATTTCTGGTCTttttttattgcattttttAGTGTTAAATTGGCAACTTTTTAATGTAGTAATTAAGAGGCTGGTGATTTCCTTCATAGTTATCCTACATGTACATGTTCTAGTGATATGATTTAAGGGCTAATTAGCTATGTCCTTAGACATGCCATGTAGCGTTGCCAACTTATAAATTAAAAGTGAAACTTATTAAATTTTAGACAGGATACATCGTTACTCCTAAACTTGACACGGTTTATTCAAAGGCACACATCATTCAACAATCAACATTGCCAGCAAAGAGCTAAGGCAACAAATTATCACAATGCAACTTCAGTTCAGGTTCCACAACAAGTAGTTGCAACATGTAACACAAACATCCTTGAATGGGGAATGgaattttctaagtctaaaaTCAACTCAAACTCTGGTATTCAAAACAACACAtcaggaagaaaaaaaaaaaaaaaagacttcttCGACAAGTAAATACTATATATTATCgttacaacaaaacaaaaacaaaaatcttAAATGCCAATGATGCTACTCGCCTACTCCTTCAAAGCAAGTGGATTCAATGGAGACATAGGCCTTCTCACAATATGTGCTAGatttgtttttttctctttttatagaTCATGACTTCTTGCTAATAATTTTGAAGTATTTTTTCATTCAAATGTTTGAAATCTGctgtctttttcttttatgaggGGTAGGTGGAGATCTATATTTATATGAAGCTTACAAATTAATGAATTGAGTATTAAAGTTCTGATACAATTTTATTTAACATCGGGGGAAATACATATCGATTAACTATATTAAAGCATAAGAGATTTGTGTAAAAAAAGCATTTATCATACGTCTAATTTGTTTCTTCACTAGATGTATCGTGCATTTAATGATTTAGTGCAAATAATTGGAAAATCAAAGCAAAGCGAGAGAACAAGACAAAAAGAATAAAGGTAATAATGGATAAGCAAAAAGAGGCAAATTTTCATTCGATAAATAAGTTCACAAGAATCAGACAAGATTTAAACAGTTAAcagattttgaatttttaaaaattgtgaaaatcatataaaataaaattaacactAAAATGGTactatcatataaaataaaattaacactAAAATGGTAATATCTAAAATTATGAAACGTCTCAGAGTGAAAAAGTTTAAATTAAGGTCTTCCTTTTACCCTCAGGGGCATAAGGGATAAAGGGAAGGCTTGA from Lycium ferocissimum isolate CSIRO_LF1 chromosome 2, AGI_CSIRO_Lferr_CH_V1, whole genome shotgun sequence includes:
- the LOC132042015 gene encoding caffeoylshikimate esterase-like — translated: MSHPIFQSNENSPYGDMTREEFYKQHKIIHEQSFMLNKQNMKIFTQSWQPESTNQLRGLVGMIHGYTSESSWLFELNAVAMAKAGFFVCALDLQGHGYSEGSPGDIPNIQPVIQDCIQYFDSARVDHPELPVFLYGESLGGAIATLICLRQKTVWNGLILSGPMFGVSQKYKPVWPLEKLLPLAAFIAPSWRIVITKPPASKSYKEEWKKKVVLKSPNRLASQKPPAATALELLKVCEYIQRNCHELEVPLLILQGGDDKVCDPEAAKFVYKSAGSNDKTMKIYPGMGHQLIGEPNESVELVFNTTRSWIEVRANLTKIEEMILSSSDV